From the genome of Deltaproteobacteria bacterium, one region includes:
- a CDS encoding YfcE family phosphodiesterase, giving the protein MILAVMGDSHDHRRPLAAAVKRAMNEGAQALFHLGDLISPFMLDILKDFPGRIYLVIGNNDGDPLTISRMIPQQCPQIREYAGSITVDIDDMRVAAFHHPDFARSIAVCGDFQIVLYGHTHKFSERRIGDTLLLNPGDLMGFGEEMSFCLIDTETMEVRRLFVS; this is encoded by the coding sequence ATGATCCTGGCTGTTATGGGTGATAGTCATGACCACCGCAGACCCTTGGCGGCGGCTGTCAAGAGAGCAATGAATGAGGGGGCGCAGGCCCTTTTCCATCTCGGCGATCTCATCTCACCCTTTATGCTGGACATTCTCAAGGATTTTCCAGGAAGGATCTACCTGGTCATCGGGAACAACGACGGCGATCCCTTGACGATCTCCCGCATGATACCACAGCAGTGTCCCCAGATCCGTGAATATGCCGGGAGCATCACGGTTGACATCGACGATATGAGGGTCGCCGCCTTCCATCACCCTGATTTTGCGCGGTCCATTGCCGTATGCGGAGATTTCCAGATCGTCCTTTACGGGCACACCCACAAGTTTTCCGAGCGCCGTATCGGCGACACCCTCCTTCTGAACCCCGGGGATCTCATGGGCTTTGGCGAGGAAATGTCCTTCTGCCTCATCGATACCGAGACCATGGAGGTCAGAAGACTCTTTGTGTCATGA
- a CDS encoding porin family protein, which produces MKKTGVVFLSCLFSLLFASSVFARGGTYVALRGGGSFLNNADYLGTLDFDTGLDVSVAVGYNYIPGRVEIELGSRNNSFSCGATDCQDTALSLMFNTYAEFYDQHIGSMNISTFIGGGLGMSRVALNVFGGDNTDLVFSYQITFGVGHELSDTMTLDIGYRYFATEDPKFQNGTVSIENRGSTLFLGLRLEI; this is translated from the coding sequence ATGAAAAAAACAGGTGTAGTGTTTCTCAGTTGCCTTTTTTCGCTACTGTTCGCATCCTCGGTATTCGCCAGGGGGGGGACCTATGTAGCGCTTCGCGGCGGCGGATCATTCCTCAACAATGCGGATTATCTGGGGACACTGGATTTTGACACCGGTCTCGATGTCTCTGTTGCTGTCGGCTACAATTATATCCCCGGCCGGGTCGAGATCGAACTCGGGTCAAGGAACAACAGTTTCAGCTGCGGTGCTACCGACTGCCAGGATACAGCTTTAAGCCTTATGTTTAATACCTACGCCGAGTTCTACGACCAGCACATAGGTAGTATGAACATAAGCACGTTCATCGGCGGCGGATTGGGCATGTCCAGGGTCGCCTTAAATGTCTTCGGCGGAGACAATACCGATCTGGTTTTCTCCTACCAGATTACCTTCGGGGTTGGTCACGAACTGTCCGACACGATGACCCTCGATATCGGATACCGGTATTTTGCGACTGAAGATCCCAAATTTCAGAATGGAACGGTGAGCATCGAGAACCGGGGGAGCACCCTTTTTCTCGGGTTACGGCTGGAGATCTAA
- a CDS encoding SGNH/GDSL hydrolase family protein, producing the protein MINDATYVAFGDSITEGYGVARGFVSYLAQFLKEADSHHTWKVINRGMSGETSREALCRLETDVLAQKPDLVTINFGVNDAFSGISPAAFKDILGRMILPIREAGCPMVVLLSSEVIPEPWAERQVGPYWDAMRAVAGECGVVYADVNGRWRQELEKGRPEEELILRGDLHPNEAGHRLIAETVFEAMTASGLIEGSV; encoded by the coding sequence ATGATAAACGATGCGACCTATGTCGCTTTCGGTGATTCCATAACGGAGGGTTACGGGGTAGCCCGTGGGTTCGTCTCGTATCTCGCCCAGTTCCTTAAGGAAGCCGATTCCCATCATACCTGGAAGGTCATCAACCGTGGCATGAGCGGAGAGACCTCCCGGGAAGCCCTCTGCCGTCTAGAGACCGACGTGCTGGCCCAAAAACCGGACCTGGTAACTATTAATTTCGGGGTCAACGACGCCTTTTCGGGCATATCTCCCGCGGCATTCAAGGATATCCTTGGACGGATGATATTGCCCATCCGGGAGGCTGGATGCCCCATGGTAGTCCTTCTCTCCTCGGAGGTCATCCCGGAGCCCTGGGCTGAACGTCAGGTTGGGCCCTATTGGGATGCGATGAGGGCGGTGGCCGGGGAATGCGGCGTCGTCTATGCCGACGTAAACGGGCGATGGAGGCAGGAGTTGGAAAAGGGGCGTCCGGAGGAGGAGCTTATCCTCCGGGGGGACCTTCACCCCAATGAGGCGGGGCACCGCCTCATTGCCGAGACGGTGTTCGAAGCTATGACAGCAAGTGGTCTGATCGAAGGATCCGTTTAG
- a CDS encoding DUF4892 domain-containing protein, giving the protein MKRIVLMLAMATAVILTCAGTGWADEGKDHPLIKRYPGSEIGKYFVKDFDEVQMPTGKSGRKGFADTITVKGKVTGIIYRNPKKRSTLEIYENYEQAMKSAGFEFLFTCADKACGVPGVADPLLSYRWACFEQRHATGKLARPEGDIFVNLHVCKGINKTFLGIVESKPMETGLVKVDANALANEIDRTGHASIYGIYFDTDKTDVKPESEQALGEIAQLMKNRPDLKLFVVGHTDSVGNLDYNKDLSIRRARAVVEVLAGKYDIPRSRLRGEGVGPLAPVLANTSDGGRAKNRRVELVKQ; this is encoded by the coding sequence ATGAAGCGAATCGTCTTGATGCTAGCCATGGCCACAGCCGTAATTCTCACCTGTGCCGGGACCGGCTGGGCCGATGAGGGTAAAGACCATCCCCTGATCAAGCGATATCCGGGCTCCGAAATAGGGAAATATTTCGTAAAGGATTTTGACGAGGTCCAGATGCCCACAGGCAAGTCAGGGCGAAAAGGCTTTGCCGATACGATCACCGTCAAGGGCAAGGTCACGGGCATCATCTACCGCAACCCTAAAAAGAGGTCGACCCTGGAGATATACGAAAACTACGAGCAGGCCATGAAAAGCGCCGGGTTCGAGTTTCTATTCACCTGCGCGGACAAGGCCTGCGGTGTGCCCGGGGTAGCAGACCCCCTCCTCAGCTACAGGTGGGCATGCTTCGAACAGCGCCACGCCACCGGCAAGCTTGCCAGGCCGGAGGGCGATATCTTCGTGAATCTCCACGTCTGCAAAGGTATCAACAAAACGTTCCTGGGAATCGTGGAGTCAAAGCCCATGGAAACGGGACTGGTCAAGGTTGATGCCAATGCGCTGGCAAACGAGATCGACCGCACAGGGCACGCTTCCATCTACGGGATCTACTTTGACACCGACAAGACGGACGTGAAACCCGAGTCCGAGCAGGCGTTAGGCGAGATCGCGCAACTCATGAAGAACAGGCCCGACCTGAAGCTTTTCGTGGTTGGCCACACCGACAGCGTGGGGAACCTTGACTACAACAAGGACCTTTCCATACGCCGCGCAAGAGCCGTGGTAGAGGTTCTTGCCGGTAAGTACGATATCCCCAGGAGCAGGCTGCGGGGCGAAGGGGTCGGCCCACTTGCGCCGGTCCTGGCAAACACCAGCGACGGCGGGCGGGCCAAGAACCGGCGGGTTGAGCTTGTGAAGCAATAG
- the thrC gene encoding threonine synthase — MSKTGQDTGSRDSFPTYRGNVVYCCIGCGAQYSLDEFLYTCPSCGSLLKLADLSFDTLKQTSGADWRRIFDRRRMSNVRSLSGIFLFHELILPTIEPEDVIYLGEGHTPLVQANDDLSRWVGAPFFVKNDGLNPSASFKDRGMASAISYLNYSIRKRGISQVLGICASTGDTSAAAALYLSYLPKGRVKSVVLLPKGKVTPQQLSQPLGSGATVIELPGVFDDCMRIVEELAEKHEVFLLNSKNPVRINGQKSYSYEVAQQLDWKTSGLVIVVPIGNAGNITAIMEGFLDLHRLGIIPSLPTIIGVQSEHADPVYRWSTTGKYEPVPVSPSVAQAAMIGDPVSFPKVRQLIEEHFDDRVFIVRVCEQEIMDAMLTANRHGHVVCTQGGESIAGLKKALDQGLTNGRRTFVVDSTSHQLKFAEFQRMYFEDAFAPEYQVAPKDALKNAPIALDGNAAAVADFLELKKKVVR; from the coding sequence ATGAGCAAAACGGGACAGGACACCGGTTCAAGGGACAGTTTTCCAACCTACAGGGGGAACGTCGTATACTGCTGCATCGGATGCGGTGCCCAATATTCCCTGGACGAGTTCCTGTACACCTGTCCCTCCTGCGGTTCGCTGCTCAAGCTCGCAGACCTTTCTTTTGACACGCTGAAACAGACATCCGGAGCGGATTGGCGCAGGATTTTTGACCGACGCAGGATGTCAAACGTCCGTTCTCTTTCGGGCATCTTTCTCTTCCACGAGCTTATTCTGCCCACCATTGAACCGGAGGATGTCATCTATCTGGGGGAAGGCCATACCCCGCTTGTGCAGGCCAACGATGACCTTTCACGATGGGTTGGGGCACCCTTCTTCGTAAAGAACGACGGGCTCAACCCCTCGGCCAGTTTCAAGGACAGGGGCATGGCCAGCGCCATCAGCTACCTGAATTATTCCATCAGGAAACGTGGCATATCGCAGGTGTTGGGCATCTGTGCCAGTACGGGAGACACGAGCGCGGCCGCAGCCTTATATCTTTCCTACCTTCCAAAGGGTCGTGTCAAGTCGGTGGTTCTTCTCCCCAAGGGGAAAGTGACCCCTCAACAGCTGTCCCAGCCTCTTGGGTCAGGCGCAACCGTAATCGAACTGCCCGGGGTATTTGACGACTGCATGAGGATCGTGGAAGAACTGGCGGAAAAACATGAGGTCTTTCTTCTGAACAGCAAAAACCCGGTGCGCATTAACGGCCAGAAGAGTTATTCCTATGAAGTAGCCCAGCAGCTCGACTGGAAGACATCAGGGCTGGTTATCGTGGTGCCCATCGGCAATGCAGGAAATATTACAGCGATCATGGAAGGGTTTCTGGACCTGCACCGTCTGGGGATCATTCCATCCCTTCCGACCATTATCGGGGTGCAGAGCGAACATGCGGACCCTGTTTACCGCTGGAGCACAACGGGAAAGTATGAACCTGTGCCGGTGAGCCCCAGCGTAGCGCAGGCGGCCATGATCGGTGATCCCGTTTCCTTCCCCAAGGTCCGGCAGTTGATAGAGGAACATTTCGACGACCGTGTTTTCATTGTCAGGGTCTGTGAACAGGAGATCATGGATGCCATGCTCACCGCCAACAGGCATGGTCACGTGGTATGCACCCAGGGGGGGGAATCTATCGCCGGGCTGAAAAAGGCTCTGGATCAAGGCCTTACAAATGGGCGCCGTACTTTTGTGGTGGATTCCACCTCACACCAGTTGAAGTTCGCCGAGTTCCAGAGAATGTACTTTGAAGATGCGTTCGCGCCCGAATACCAGGTAGCCCCCAAGGATGCCCTGAAGAACGCCCCAATTGCCCTCGACGGCAACGCGGCCGCGGTAGCAGACTTTCTGGAACTGAAAAAAAAAGTAGTCCGCTAA
- a CDS encoding DUF4412 domain-containing protein, with translation MRIMKTFSMTVVLLALTALPAHAGWVATTQEDVSYYGNGLLKQVPSSQEGGPESIMNFAKGTMTMVDHGSRTYTTFKFEEFCAFLTKMYADAPPNVLEMVKQMNQSRPKPNVTIKKIGKGETIAGYATTKYQVDNNGQPERIVWMAENSRFKSFAAAFWKQASDGVRKMRQCDDIGISGEAVDTSAAYLDLMKKGWLMKEELVNENEMGAASGPVVKLVEKNLPASTFGVPKGYMKIPLAQFNIGN, from the coding sequence ATGAGGATTATGAAAACATTCAGCATGACCGTGGTCCTGCTGGCGCTGACTGCCCTTCCCGCCCATGCCGGGTGGGTCGCGACAACCCAGGAGGACGTGTCCTATTACGGCAATGGTCTCCTGAAGCAGGTCCCGTCTTCCCAGGAGGGAGGACCAGAATCGATCATGAACTTCGCGAAGGGCACCATGACCATGGTGGACCATGGCTCACGCACATATACCACCTTCAAGTTCGAGGAGTTCTGTGCATTTCTCACGAAGATGTACGCTGATGCCCCACCGAATGTGCTTGAAATGGTAAAACAGATGAACCAGTCCAGGCCGAAACCGAATGTGACAATAAAAAAGATCGGCAAAGGGGAGACCATCGCCGGGTACGCGACAACCAAATACCAGGTCGACAACAACGGTCAGCCTGAAAGAATAGTATGGATGGCCGAGAATAGCCGTTTCAAGAGTTTTGCCGCCGCATTCTGGAAACAGGCGTCAGACGGCGTCAGGAAGATGAGACAGTGCGATGATATTGGGATAAGCGGCGAAGCGGTGGACACATCCGCGGCCTACCTTGACCTGATGAAAAAAGGCTGGCTCATGAAGGAAGAGCTCGTAAATGAGAACGAGATGGGCGCGGCATCAGGGCCCGTGGTGAAGCTGGTTGAGAAGAACCTTCCGGCCTCCACTTTCGGGGTCCCGAAAGGGTACATGAAAATCCCCCTCGCACAGTTCAACATAGGCAATTAG
- a CDS encoding AIM24 family protein gives MSDVIDYKIHGNDMQIVEIELDPGEGVQAEAGAMMFMEGGIEMATAASGEGLFLATLTGPGKVYLQGLPLSRLADRIMAASGGGSDKGEERMGGLMGKLLGGD, from the coding sequence ATGTCAGACGTAATTGATTACAAGATCCACGGGAACGACATGCAGATAGTTGAGATCGAACTGGACCCGGGCGAGGGGGTCCAGGCAGAGGCCGGGGCCATGATGTTCATGGAGGGCGGCATCGAGATGGCGACGGCCGCCAGCGGCGAGGGCCTGTTCCTGGCCACCCTCACCGGCCCGGGCAAGGTATACCTCCAGGGGCTGCCCCTTTCGCGGTTGGCCGACCGCATCATGGCAGCCTCGGGCGGAGGCAGCGATAAGGGCGAAGAGCGCATGGGCGGCCTTATGGGCAAGCTGCTGGGCGGAGACTGA